The DNA region ACCTCTCAACGGTCCTCTTCTGGATAGGGGCCATGCTCTACTTCACCCAGTTCCCGGTCCTCCTGAAGAGCAGGGGGCTGGGCGCGACGGAGCTCTACATTATGAGCATTGCCAACTCCGCCATTTCAGCCTACATGTACACCCGCGTTGGGCTGAAACTCAGGGAGACCGGTGGCTACGGGGCGCTCAAGATGGGTTTGGCTCTGAGGGGGGTTGCGTTCCTATTGCTGGCGGTCTCCACCTTTATGGAGGGAAGCGTTTTCTTTGCTCTGGCGTTCCTCTCCTACTTCATAGCCGGCTACACCTGGTCGTACATAAGCATCTCGACCTCCTCGATAATCTCCCACAGGGCGCCGCCGGAGAAGCGCGGTTCTTTAATAGGAACTTACAACCTCGTAAGCTCTCTGGGGGCAATAGTCGGCAACCTGACGAGCGGATTCGTGGTCGAAGCGCTGGGCTTTCTCTCCGACTTTTTGCTCGCTTCATCGCTGATATTCCTGTCGCTGGTTCCAATCATCCGCGAACGTTAAAAGTTACCGCGTTAAGCTTATCCGGTGGTACCTATGTTCCAGCTGAAAACCCGGATCATAGAGGGGGAGGGGAGTTTGAAGGCCCTCTCGAGGGAAGTCAGGGGCTACGAGCGCGTTCTTATACTTTCCTCAAGCTCAATGAAGAGGCACGGCTTCCTGGGTGAGGTCGAGGACTGTGTGAGGGAAGCAGGTGCCGAGGTCTTCTCCGTTACGAACCTCCCCGCGGAGCCGGGCGTCGAGACGGTTGAAGAGCTACTCCCCAAGTTGAGGGAAGAGTTCCAGCCCGACTTACTGGTTGCCCTCGGCGGTGGGAGCGTCATCGACACGGCCAAAGCTTTGAAGGTCTTCTACGATGCCCCCGAGGTGAAGTTTGAGGAGATCGCCTTCATCGACCGCTTTTCAAAGCCCAAACCAGTTCCTAAGTTGAAAACACCCCTCATCGCGATACCCTCAACGAGCGGCGCCGGGAGTGAAGTTTCGGCTTCGAGCGTGCTGAAGAAGGGAGAGGTCAAATACAACATCGTCAGCCTCGAGATAGCTCCGGAAGTGGCCATCCTCGACCCAAGGCTTCCGAGAACCATGCCCGGGGAAGTTGCCAGGAACTCTGGCCTCGATGTTCTCGTCCACGGTATAGAGGCCTACACGACGAAGGCCGCAAACCCATTCAGCGACACGATGGCGATAAATGCCATAAAGACCGTCTACAGGTGGCTCCCGCTCTCGGTAAAAGGCGACGAAGAAGCCAGGGCAAGAGTCCACTACGCGGCCACAATGGCTGGAATAGCGTTCCTGAACGCGCGCCTCGGGCTCTGCCATGCGATGAGCCACAAGGCGGCATGGATAGGGCCCCATGGCCTTCTGAACGCAATATTCATCCCCTACGTGATGGAGTTCAACGCCGAGAGAAGCGAGTACGCGAGGAAACGCTATGCTGAGATAGCGAGAGAGCTTGGCTTCAATACGGCCAAAGACCTCATTGAGGTCGTTAAGGAGCTCAACGAGATGCTTGGAGTCCCGGGACTGAGCGAGCTCGTGGATGAGGAGGCCTTCGTCTCAAAGGTGGAAGAAATGGCAAATAAAGCCTACCGCGATGGGCTGATCCCCTTCAACCCCGTGGAGCCGAAGCCTGAGGAGATAAGGGAGCTCTATCTGAGGGCTTTTTACGGGAGGTGAGCTTGCCGGGTTCTTTTTTAAGTTTTTGCAAAAACTGCAAACCTTTCGACGACCAGGACGTCGAGCCCGGCTTTTCTGAAGGTTCTAAGCGCGTCCTCAGGGGAGCAAACTATCGGCTCACCGTGCATGTTGAAGCTCGTGTTCAGCACTGCCCCAAGGCCGGTCCTCTCTTCGAATTCCTTGATTACGCGGTAGTAAGCGGGGTTGATTTCCTCCCTAACCGCCTGGGGCCTCGTTGTCCCGTCGACGTGGACAACGGCGAGAGCTTCTGCCCTGAAGGCTTCGCTGGCGGTGTAGCTCATGGTCATGAACTCGTTGGGAGCCCCGTTTAGGTCTTCAAGGTATTCATGGGCCCTCTCCCATAGCAGTGACGGCGCAAAGGGCTGGAAGACGTCCCTCTTCAGGGCAACGTTGAGCCTTTCCTTAACGCCCTCGTCCCTCGGGTCAGCTAAAATCGAGCGGTTTCCCAGAGCTCTCGGCCCGAACTCCATCGCCCCCTGGAAGAGGCCAACCAGCTTCCCTTCGTCTAAGGCGTCCCCAAGGAAGGACGGAACGTCAACCTCCTCGTATTCAACACCCTCGCTTCTTAAGAAGCCCTCAACGTAATCCTGCCCGTATTCTGGCCCGAGATAGACGTGCTCGAGCTTGAAAGGCCTCCACTTTCCGTCGAGCCTCTCCATCTGGGTCTTAACGAAAACCGCCGCCCCGAAGGCCAGTCCGCTGTCGTCCATGGCCGGGAAGACCCACAGGTTATCGTCGCCAAAAATGTGCCTCAGGATTGCGTTGGCCTTGACGTTCTGGGCGACTCCGCCCGCGTAGGCCAGGGGAAGAGCGTAGCCCCTCAGTTTGAGGCCAAGCTCCTCCACAAGCTTCTCAAGGTGGGCCTGCGCACTGGCGGCTATCTCGATAGCTTTTCTCTGGAGTTCGCCGTCCAGTTCCCCCTTCTTCATTCTGAGGGCGATTTCCTTGGCGTGCTCCAGCGGGAACCTGAAGAGCTCGGCAAGTCTCTTCGTCGCATCAACGCCCACAACCCCGAGGTGGTTTTCGAAGGTTAAACCGTTCAGCTCGATTATTGAGCTCAGGTCGTAGGCCGGCCTCCCGTACGCGGCCAGGCTCATCACCTTGCCCTCGTGCATCATCGGGGTGAACCCTAAAAGCTCCGTAACCGATGAGTAGAAGTCGCCGAGGGAGTCAACGTAGGTGCTCTGGGCTATCCTTACCATCTCGCCCTCCCTGGCTATGTAAACAGAAGAGCTCAGCCCATCCCCTGCCGCGTCTATGCTAACAGCTAAGGCATCCCTCCAGCCGCTCGTGTAGTAGGCTGAGGCCGAGTGGGCTAAGTGGTGCTCAACGAAGAGGACCTTCCTCTTAAACTCCGGCCCGAAGAGGCTTTTGAGGTTTGCCTCAAGCTCTTTAAGGCGGGAGAGCTTCCTGAAAATCCCGGCAACGGCTATGACATCAACGTCTTCCGGCCCTGCCCCGG from Thermococcus zilligii AN1 includes:
- a CDS encoding iron-containing alcohol dehydrogenase, with amino-acid sequence MFQLKTRIIEGEGSLKALSREVRGYERVLILSSSSMKRHGFLGEVEDCVREAGAEVFSVTNLPAEPGVETVEELLPKLREEFQPDLLVALGGGSVIDTAKALKVFYDAPEVKFEEIAFIDRFSKPKPVPKLKTPLIAIPSTSGAGSEVSASSVLKKGEVKYNIVSLEIAPEVAILDPRLPRTMPGEVARNSGLDVLVHGIEAYTTKAANPFSDTMAINAIKTVYRWLPLSVKGDEEARARVHYAATMAGIAFLNARLGLCHAMSHKAAWIGPHGLLNAIFIPYVMEFNAERSEYARKRYAEIARELGFNTAKDLIEVVKELNEMLGVPGLSELVDEEAFVSKVEEMANKAYRDGLIPFNPVEPKPEEIRELYLRAFYGR
- a CDS encoding carbamoyltransferase family protein → MILGIHDGHDAGVALIDGERIFAVNEERLNRIKKYRGFPGLSLRKVLEMAGAGPEDVDVIAVAGIFRKLSRLKELEANLKSLFGPEFKRKVLFVEHHLAHSASAYYTSGWRDALAVSIDAAGDGLSSSVYIAREGEMVRIAQSTYVDSLGDFYSSVTELLGFTPMMHEGKVMSLAAYGRPAYDLSSIIELNGLTFENHLGVVGVDATKRLAELFRFPLEHAKEIALRMKKGELDGELQRKAIEIAASAQAHLEKLVEELGLKLRGYALPLAYAGGVAQNVKANAILRHIFGDDNLWVFPAMDDSGLAFGAAVFVKTQMERLDGKWRPFKLEHVYLGPEYGQDYVEGFLRSEGVEYEEVDVPSFLGDALDEGKLVGLFQGAMEFGPRALGNRSILADPRDEGVKERLNVALKRDVFQPFAPSLLWERAHEYLEDLNGAPNEFMTMSYTASEAFRAEALAVVHVDGTTRPQAVREEINPAYYRVIKEFEERTGLGAVLNTSFNMHGEPIVCSPEDALRTFRKAGLDVLVVERFAVFAKT